A DNA window from Zingiber officinale cultivar Zhangliang chromosome 3A, Zo_v1.1, whole genome shotgun sequence contains the following coding sequences:
- the LOC122051155 gene encoding uncharacterized protein LOC122051155 has protein sequence MARILFPVGIEWLHPTKQITSTARSRYRYSCCSASRSPIPGLREPTTPCPFPPSAQRNLPFLSCKGCSFLRSCCPSLCKSRFEGVMDGDFRSSSTVADPLLSLPGDSWRGAPTQSPHREDFRCGGLVVTKAASLKNILRALKEKRGKICLEYLRSLSVDEIKAELSKFKGIGPKTGKKNTTRNNLQP, from the exons ATGGCTCGCATTCTTTTTCCTGTCGGAATCGAATGGTTGCATCCGACCAAACAAATCACATCCACCGCAAGGTCAAGGTACAGGTACAG TTGCTGCTCAGCTTCCAGGTCCCCAATTCCAGGCCTCCGGGAACCAACCACCCCCTGCCCTTTCCCACCCTCTGCCCAGAGGAATCTTCCCTTCTTGTCGTGTAAAGGTTGCTCCTTTCTTCGATCTTGCTGCCCTTCTCTCTGCAAAAGTAGATTTGAGGGGGTTATGGACGGCGACTTTCGATCGAGTTCTACCGTTGCTGATCCTTTGCTCTCTCTTCCAGGGGATTCTTGGAGAGGAGCACCAACCCAATCGCCCCACAGAGAGGATTTCAG GTGTGGAGGATTGGTTGTGACCAAGGCAGCAAGCTTAAAGAACATTCTAAGGGCATTGAAGGAGAAAAGAGGCAAAATTTGTTTGGAATACTTGCGAAGCTTGTCTGTGGACGAGATCAAAGCTGAGCTATCCAAGTTCAAGGGAATAGGACCAAAAACG GGGAAAAAGAATACTACGAGAAACAATTTGCAACCCTGA